Part of the uncultured Desulfobacter sp. genome, CTTTGAAGCGTTTTCAGCCACACGGCGACGAAGTTCGAGGGAATAAAGTTCTGGGGGAAGATTCAATCGGGCATCCAACGGGTGCAAACTTGCCACGCCCTTGTTTCCATATCCGGCACGACTTTCCGATACCGTTCCAAATACGGTTTCGATTTTTCGATCCTGTGGCCTCACTTTCGGTCGAACAATGCCATCGGCTCCACAGACCGGCTCTTCACAATGACTGGGACCGAGCTTGTCTAAATGTTCCTGAAGCAGGATGCGCATCAGCTCACGTCCTCGTTTTTCAAGTTCTTGTTCCAAATCACTGAGTTTCACTGAATGATTCTCCTTGGAATTAAGAAAATTGACAATATCATCATAGCATTTTTGCCCCGGATCAATGACGGGGGAAGGTAAATGCTCCACAGCAGAAAGGGAAACCGCTGGATTCATATCCCCTCCCTGAGTTGGTGAACAGCATCTTTTTCCAGTGGATATACTAATATGGTTTTTACATCAGCGCCATGACGTTTGCCGAATCGGTCCATGCGCCCACGACCAGTGGTTTTCCCCAACTCAATCCAGGTCGATGCCCGATAACAGCCACCGTGGAATTGTTGTCGATCCACAAATGTCTCTACCAGCATGGGTTTAAGACCATACTGCTGTTCCCAATCATCTCTGAGTTCCCGGAGACTACATGACAGTATCATGCTCGCTAAATTTTGGATGGGAGCAAGGATCAGAAAACGGCTGTTGTTCACCACCTTTTGTAGAGCGACCTTACGCCTTTCATCTGTCCAACCGATCCATTCATCGCGAGCACGCATCCGCCAGGCAGGGCTTGAGAACTGGATGCACCCCACAATTTCTCGATGGGGACGGTTTACATAAATCAGATACTGCAATCTGGCGCCAAAAGGCATTGCATATCCCAGGTAATGATGGCGACCGATGAGTTCCTTAAACAGATCCCTCTGCTCTCGATTCTGAACCCGCTGTATCTCAAGAGGTGTAAATTCTTCTACGCTGCCACGCAAAGTGCTGTGGGGTTGCTTACAGGGTGTTTGGGGAATACTCTTGTGAAAAACGATCTTTGTTTGTTGTTTCTTTTCAGGAAGGGTTAGAGCTCCCTTGGCCTCTAAAAGCTCCAAAAAATCACTACATTCCCGGACTTTTAGCCGATCATTAGGGCGTTTCCATTCCAGAAGTTCGCATACGGTATGTGCCAGTTCTCGTCGGCTAAGGCCTCCACAGGTAGC contains:
- a CDS encoding DUF4338 domain-containing protein, with the protein product MQIKQQTFCGRKFTGKEIALIQEVVATCGGLSRRELAHTVCELLEWKRPNDRLKVRECSDFLELLEAKGALTLPEKKQQTKIVFHKSIPQTPCKQPHSTLRGSVEEFTPLEIQRVQNREQRDLFKELIGRHHYLGYAMPFGARLQYLIYVNRPHREIVGCIQFSSPAWRMRARDEWIGWTDERRKVALQKVVNNSRFLILAPIQNLASMILSCSLRELRDDWEQQYGLKPMLVETFVDRQQFHGGCYRASTWIELGKTTGRGRMDRFGKRHGADVKTILVYPLEKDAVHQLREGI